The Arachis ipaensis cultivar K30076 chromosome B07, Araip1.1, whole genome shotgun sequence genomic interval tatacaaATATCTAAACCCAATTATAATCATTCACAAGCCTAACATGGCATGACCTCACATCCCATCAATTCCAACTACAGAGAAGGAAACTAGATGAAGAATAAGGGTTCATAATAAGATCAAATAAAATTTCCCTAGTAAGTAATAAGtggatattatttaattataactaTGATAATTATTTTAAGAACTGAGCTAAAACATGCTTAACCACATAATCAGCAACAATGCTATTGGTTCTCTCAGTTGGATGAAAAGCATCCCAGAAGACATATTTGGTGGCATCTGAGCAACTAAACCTGTCTCCTCTGCTGCATGCATATCCCATTTCAAACATTCCAGTCCCACAACATGCCACTGATGTTGATTGAAACCCTACATATAGAGAAAATTATGTTAATTATGGATTTCCAAATCAATACTAGCCAATTTTCCTGTGGTATCAGTAATCTATAATTTTTTAATCGTAAGTAAAATTTGTAACTACCATTATATAATATCAATCAAGTTTCCATTTATGATTAAAATAAAGTCTAGGTATCAGCATATATagaccaaaatcacaaaaaagtTTATAACCACCAAAATCATAAAtagttaattttataaaaataaaacattatTTAACCCTAGATCTTTTGTAAAAAATATGCACATATTCTTCATGTGTGTTTGCAAATGCATCAATGAGAACCTAATTTTCTAATGCaatattattttagaaaattaaacgCTCCAATTTCAAAAGCCAACACAATAGGATCATAATCTTATAATGTTATTCCATGCTAATGTATTTAAAGCATAGATTTATTTTTAGTATTatgaattattttttcaaagtaacAGCGTTGGAGGCACGACCTGGCCAGTTAAAGCCAAGAGCGCATTGCAAAAGGAACGAATCGACCAATGCACACCGGATGGTGGACTGATTCGCttatacatgtatatatatagttgAAAAATAAAGTAGCTTACCAAATGTAGAAGGCTTCTTGATCATATACAACAAGATGTAATAAGGGTTAGAGAAGACCAATCTGATCCCAGGAAGTTCCTTGTTGAGATTAATGGCCAAATTCCTGAGCTTATCATTGAACTCCaatgcaacattattgtaacttGCAACACAATCATTTCCACCAACAATGTTTGTGGTTCTCTCCAATGGCAAGCACCCCATTGGAGGTAACCCACCTAGTGATATCTTCCTAGCACCAGTTGCATAGAGATTTCTGATGAAATTCCCAGCAATTGAAGCAAGAAAGTTTTGGTATTGCTGTGGTGTGTATTCAGATTCTCTGCCACCTGGCATGGTGTAATAGTTTTCTAAGAAATCATTTGTTCCTAGACTCATTATGTATAGTGATTCTGATATGATTTCATGTGCCTTTGTTTCACCAACATATGTGATTAGCTTTTGTTGATATTCCTTGTAGTACTCCAATTGCTTCCATAATGGTATCACAGACtgcattcaaattaaaattttggatcatttttcttaaaatttaagcAAAAATTGACTTTCTACATTTTATCTATATATACTTATAGTCTTATATTATACTATACAAAGACAATATAAGTTCAcaatattcatcatcatttttatatatttatatacttaTGAATATACTATTTtctataaaaaagaaaatttttcttttcaacaTGTGGTTTAAAGAAAGTCAACCGGTTAGGGNNNNNNNNNNNNNNNNNNNNNNNNNNNNNNNNNNNNNNNNNNNNNNNNNNNNNNNNNNNNNNNNNNNNNNNNNNNNNNNNNNNNNNNNNNNNNNNNNNNNNNNNNNNNNNNNNNNNNNNNNNNNNNNNNNNNNNNNNNNNNNNNNNNNNNNNNNNNNNNNNNNNNNNNNNNNNNNNNNNNNNNNNNNNNNNNNNNNNNNNNNNNNNNNNNNNNNNNNNNNNNNNNNNNNNNNNNNNNNNNNNNNNNNNNNNNNNNNNNNNNNNNNNNNNNNNNNNNNNNNNNNNNNNNNNNNNNNNNNNNNNNNNNNNNNNNNNNNNNNNNNNNNNNNNNNNNNNNNNNNNNNNNNNNNNNNNNNNNNNNNNNNNNNNNNNNNNNNNNNNNNNNNNNNNNNNNNNNNNNNNNNNNNATGGGTGAtgaatttttttgtgttttttttttattatataaaataagagaaataatGTATATCTGCAGTTCTGCACATCATTCTGTATTGGACACCATACTTAACACATCACTTTCACATAAATATTTATATCGTCTGATTTAGATATGCACATACATGTGAATCTCCGCTCCATACCTTAACATCACTACATACATTAATAATACTTTTACCATTTCTACATATTTCACGGGTTTCAAAAGCTTTTCCCTAACATTATGAGTGATACCAAAGTTAGTAACTATTAAAAACAAGGAGACAAATTAAAATGTAAAacgtaattttaatttttaaaagcatATTAAAATAAGATCTTACGagagtttattaaaaaatattgattGTTATGTATAATGTGTTTAGTATGTAATTTAAGATTGAAATATAAACATATTTAaacaaatatgaaataaaaaatttgattgtTATGTGAATATCTACTTAACATATAAGGTGATTATTCACCTAAACATATTTTATAGTtacaatataaatatatattatattaagtaatttaatcaattatgtcaaattatttaataattcttAACTATCATCACtatatgaaaatatttttgtaaaaataggCTTAAcagaatatttatatatataagcaAATAGTTAAAATTATTCTCGAAATTAgtccttaattttttttaaaataaattcgtccttcaaaaatattaagttagTCAGATTAGTTTTTTTTGTCACTTTCGTTGCGAACAGTATCAAAATTTGCTGATGTGGCATATCAAATGATATCATATCACATTGTTCAGACCATACATCTAACAGTCCTAATTAGCTGCTAACATGATAAATTTATgtaattagatcaaatcaatttcaaattGAGATGAACTTTGAggcattaaaatttttcaatttaaagttgatttgatctaattttataaacttaTCATCTTAGTAGCCAATGAGAATTGTCAGTGTGTGTTTTGATGTCACTTAACGTGTCATATCATATCAGCAAACTCTACATCATAAGTAATGAAAGTGACGAAAGAACTAATgatcaacttaaaattttttaaggacAAATGatcattatttaaaaaattttcaaagaccAATTCAAAGAACAAATGatcatttgaaaataaatttgatcatttacttatatatatatattattatttttgtctcaATATTTATGTTACATGATgtttttctaataaaaaataaaaaacaggacATGATCATAATGATGAGAAATTACCAAAACATCAGAGGTTGCATTGTCATAACCAGTGGCAGCAGAAGCAAAAGTGACACCAGTGGCAAAATCAGTAATATTGTACTTAGGATCCAAGTAAGCAGGCACAAATTGTTTGAGTCCAAAAGCCTCAGAAATGAAATCAGTGGGTATTCTTCCATTGCTGAACCTCCCAGTTGCAACCCCACCTTCAAAGTCACGTCCATATGGCTGGAAATTGCTCCTAGCAATTGTTGGAATGAAGTTGTTGTTCCCTGCATCCACTGATGAATCACCAAACACAATTATTGCTGGAACATTTGCAGCAGCACCACCATTACTTGTGATCATCATCATGAAGACTAGAAGGATGAACATTGGAATGTTGTTGTGGAGTTCCATTATTTTTTAGTGTGAATATGATGAATTTGGAGTGAAGTTAGTTATTATTATAAGGTAGGGTGAGGGGTGAATAAgtgaaataataaatatatattaattggtTAGGGACTATTAATGGAACCTTTGATCTTTTGAGGTTTGGGTGAAGAAGTTGTTGGCAACCATAATTGCTTAGGCAAGCCCACAGTTCTTTTGGATGGCTCTGGACATTAAAATTAATCTAACCTTCAGTATCTCTTCTATAATTCCGTTAACCACTTTAAATTCTCTCTAAACTTCAATCAtattctatttttcgaaaatttttttaatctaattaTATTCGTATTCTAAAGTTTAACATCGACCCAACCTAANNNNNNNNNNNNNNNNNNNNNNNNNNNNNNNNNNNNNNNNNNNNNNNNNNNNNNNNNNNNNNNNNNNNNNNNNNNNNNNNNNNNNNNNNNNNNNNNNNNNNNNNNNNNNNNNNNNNNNNNNNNNNNNNNNNNNNNNNNNNNNNNNNNNNNNNNNNNNNNNNNNNNNNNNNNNNNNNNNNNNNNNNNNNNNNNNNNNNNNNNNNNNNNNNNNNNNNNNNNNNNNNNNNNNNNNNNNNNNNNNNNNNNNNNNNNNNNNNNNNNNNNNNNNNNNNNNNNNNNNNNNNNNNNNNNNNNNNNNNNNNNNNNNNNNNNNNNNNNNNNNNNNNNNNNNNNNNNNNNNNNNNNNNNNNNNNNNNNNNNNNNNNNNNNNNNNNNNNNNNNNNNNNNNNNNNNNNNNNNNNNNNNNNNNNNNNNNNNNNNNNNNNNNNNNNNNNNNNNNNNNNNNNNNNNNNNNNNNNNNNNNNNNNNNNNNNNNNNNNNNNNNNNNNNNNNNNNNNNNNNNNNNNNNNNNNNNNNNNNNNNNNNNNNNNNNNNNNNNNNNNNNNNNNNNNNNNNNNNNNNNNNNNNNNNNNNNNNNNNNNNNNNNNNNNNNNNNNNNNNNNNNNNNNNNNNNNNNNNNNNNNNNNNNNNNNNNNNNNNNNNNNNNNNNNNNNNNNNNNNNNNNNNNNNNNNNNNNNNNNNNNNNNNNNNNNNNNNNNNNNNNNNNNNNNNNNNNNNNNNNNNNNNNNNNNNNNNNNNNNNNNNNNNNNNNNNNNNNNNNNNNNNNNNNNNNNNNNNNNNNNNNNNNNNNNNNNNNNNNNNNNNNNNNNNNNNNNNNNNNNNNNNNNNNNNNNNNNNNNNNNNNNNNNNNNNNNNNNNNNNNNNNNNNNNNNNNNNNNNNNNNNNNNNNNNNNNNNNNNNNNNNNNNNNNNNNNNNNNNNNNNNNNNNNNNNNNNNNNNNNNNNNNNNNNNNNNNNNNNNNNNNNNNNNNNNNNNNNNNNNNNNNNNNNNNNNNNNNNNNNNNNNNNNNNNNNNNNNNNNNNNNNNNNNNNNNNNNNNNNNNNNNNNNNNNNNNNNNNNNNNNNNNNNNNNNNNNNNNNNNNNNNNNNNNNNNNNNNNNNNNNNNNNNNNNNNNNNNNNNNTTCATCATtcatcaactaaaaaaaatataatttgtttaaaatttttaattcaaaaagaACTTTTTTagccaaaatatttttttaaataaaataaaaaataaacgaaTCAGTTTGTTTAATCTGTTATACTAATAATAAACGATTcggattaaaaaattatatatcatgaaTAAAGCATATTTAAACGGACCTAACTCATTAGACAAGTCAAACCTAAATGCATAGGTCGAGTTAGTTCGTTTGATAACCCTACACCCGATTTTACTTGCAATTCAACTACTCTATTCTTAATCTGATCTGTTGCAAGTCGAATTGCAACCCTATCCAAACAGTTTGAATTTGACTGAATATCTGCGATAGGATTAATATTGCCAGTCCTATTCTTAAttcatacttatttattttagaatgtattattaaaaattcaacttACTTAGTTTGATTCTATTATATGTCTCACAACTattaagaataaatttttttagataattTATAAATATGAGATATTTTTCCCCTTATAAActagtttttgaaattaaattagatttactcattttaattttaatatggtaTCATCAGAAGCGAAGGTAAAAGAGGTGTATTTTAGCTAAGGAAATAATTTACCTTAATTAATCTTATATATGTTAGTCTAAGAATATGTTTGTGGGCGATTGGTATCTAATTATTTATATCATTGAGAATATAATTTGATTAAATCCGTCCCGCTCCAAGAATTGTATGTAGTGTCTCTCTTATTTAATAAAGGTAATAGAGGAAATAGATAGGAATCATGcagataaaaaattaatatatgttTCTAGACATGAGAGACCTTAATAATGGCTTAATTTGTGTCCTCAGGAAGAGTTTTCGTACAAGTGAGTCNNNNNNNNNNNNNNNNNNNNNNNNNNNNNNNNNNNNNNNNNNNNNNNNNNNNNNNNNNNNNNNNNNNNNNNNNNNNNNNNNNNNNNNNNNNNNNNNNNNNNNNNNNNNNNCCTTATGTAtttcttttatttcaattaacTAAAGAATAAATTAAAAGAGAGAACTATTTTAAAAAGAGGAAATAATAATGGTTAAAattcattattttaattttgttttctctAAATATTTATCTGGATATATATTCAAAAAGGACTCTAAAAAAATTTGCGTCGtcattataaaaatttttttacgtaaaactttttgaactttataaaaataaaatatataagtcTTTCGATCACACTTTTAAATACTTAATTATTtgtctaaataaaaataatagatcTGACTAAGATAgagatttatatattttatttttgtaaNNNNNNNNNNNNNNNNNNNNNNNNNNNNNNNNNNNNNNNNNNNNNNNNNNNNNNNNNNNNNNNNNNNNNNNNNNNNNNNNNNNNNNNNNNNNNNNNNNNNNNNNNNNNNNNNNNNNNNNNNNNNNNNNNNNNNNNNNNNTCATATTGGAACTTGGTACTATATCATAAAATCCTAATATAATTTATAGCTCAAAGGATTAATTAGTATTGTTGTTGTGATAAGAATGAAATGGATTATTATAGGCGGTTCATCTTTTCTATATTAAAATACTATGTTATTAAGGTCTTTACATttaataaaagtgaaaaaaaagttTCTATGCATATATAAATAGAGGTACGTATTTAAAACAATACataagtaataaaataaatatttttttctctctttatatTATAATATgcactctttctctctttctgtggctttaacttagaataattataatattagtaaatataaagATTATCTCTATTATAGTGAGATAAGAGTATTAGTGAACGATAATACTAGAGTCTTATATTTAtacttttctattttatatttattacctcttcctcatttatttatttcacaacacgttatcagcacgagactctgatcaaattttagaaagactcaggtaacaaatttttattatgtcgaaactctcttatcttgaattcaatgctcttgatatatccggaaacaattatttatcatagatattagatgctgaaattcatattgattcaatggatcttggagataacattaaggctgaaaataatgcatctcaGAAGAATAAAACCAAAGCTATGATTTTCTTTTGTCATCATCTTgatgaaggattgaaaaatgaatatctcacattaaaaaatCCTGCAGATTTTttaaaagaccttgaagaaaggtataatcatcaaaagacggtgatacttcctcaagctcgatatgaatggacgcacttgcgtctacaagattttaaatccataaatgaatataattcagcaatatttcgaatcacctcacgaatgaaattatgtgggaaaaaagataactgataatgacatgttagagaaaacttttcCAACCTTCCATGCTttgaatgtgctcctgcagcagcagtatcgagaaaaaggatttaaaaaatattctgagttaatttcttacctttttgttgctgaacgcaattgttagaatataattaggatcaattaggatcaattagtattatttagtatatctgaatatttattataggagattacgtctttattattacgattctcttagtacctataaatacccttttatattgtattattataGACAACTTGAATACTCACAAAAATTTTTCCTATTACTCCCTCTCCCCTTTCTAAGATGGTATCGGAGCCATGATATCCTCTTTGAGGAGGATAAATTGATTTTCTTCTGGTGAAATTACCGTACCTTTTTTCTGTGCCATTTTTTGCCTTCTCTTTTGTCAATGCTTTGATACTTTTCTTACTTCACTGATTAGCTCATCCACTACTtattctcatggagaaatcatatgTTTTTTGTCACCTTCCAATAGTTTGTCATCTCTTTGCACTTTGTCACTTTTCAGCAGTTTTCCAGTAGTTCGTCATCTTTTCAGCAGTTTTTCGGTAGTTGGCCACTCTTGCGACAGTTCCATCTGCGTTCTCTTCCGACAATTCCATCTGTGTTCCCTTCTGGCAGTTTCGTATGCGCTTTCTTCCAGCAGCTCCATCTGCATTTTCTTGTTACAGTTCCGTCTGTACTTCCTTGTGCCAGTTCCGTCTGTGCTTCCTtctggcagttccatctgcgcttccttccgaCAGTTCTGTCTGCGCTTTCTTCAGGTAGTTTCGTATGTACCTGTTCTAttagtttatatatttttttatttagttgtttcaaataagtttcaaactcaagttgtcacttgagtttgagggaggatgttagagtataattaaaatcaattagcactatttaacatatctgaatatttattataggatattacgtctttattattttgattctcttagcacctataaatatccttctatattgtattattctagacaacttgaatacactcaataatacacaaattctttctccagtttagtctcttgtttctaacatggtatcagagccatggtatcctccttgaagagaaTAGGTTGTTTTTCTTGTGGTGAAATCACCGTAgtttttgcaatttttttctatgccatttttctttctcttttgtcactcctttgatGCTTTTTCACCTCACCGCCTAGCCTATTTTCTCTGTCTTGTATTTTTTCAagtcgaatgatcaaacaccattgtcatctgctgcttacctattctcatgaagaaatcatatagttttcaCTCTCTTTCGACAGTTccatctgcgttctctcgtggcagtttcgtttgtgttctctcgtggcagtttcgtttgtgttctctcgtggcagttccatctgcgttttCTCATGGCAATTTCATCTGTATTTCGTCTGTGTTTCCTTgtagcagttccgtctgcgtttctttccggcagtttcgtctgcacttccttcagaTAGCGAACTGCGCTTCCTTCTGGTAGTTCCGTCTGCATCCGTTTTATCAGTTTATGCaattattttctctttatttcgttgttttaaataagtttcaaactcaagttgtcacttgagtttgagggggatgttagaatataattaggatcaattaggatcgattagtattatttagtatatctgaatatttattataggagattacgtctttattattacaattctcttagtacctataaatacccttttatattgtattattatagacaacttgaatagacaacttgaatactCACAAATATTTTTCCTATTACTCCCTCTCCCCTTTCTAATAACAATAATgagttacttttaaaaaatcatgaagcgcgaccagctggcgccgccccatttcctgaagcaaatgcggtaaatcattaccccagaagaggtaaatggcaaggttttggtAGCAagaaaattatggaaggaaaaagaattatgttcacaagaaaggatctcatcagaagtgggataaagaaagaaacaatgggcaaaataaatcaactgaggataaatatttccgttgtggtggaaagggccattggtcatgtacctgtcgtaccccaaggtacctagtcgatctttatcaagtatCTTTGAAAAAGTATGACAAAGGAaaagaaacaaattttgtttcaaatgatgccgaaaatttcaccactcattatgatgtatctgatttctttgaggattctAAAGGAAATATTAGTCATttaatcaatgatggaatagtttaatatgtgagattgtaaagtatttatgtaaataaataatgtaataaacttattgttaagttttattttctatgtatttaagtttcaaatatgatgtatataaataatgaaatattaatgtttatgctttgaaatcattaaatgtgtcaagttttaataataatagtgataataataaaattttagtgTATGACATTATGTACaatgtttcttagaaaaataatttcaatcaagAATTCAATTTGACTGTGCATGTatta includes:
- the LOC107609772 gene encoding GDSL esterase/lipase At2g04570, with protein sequence MELHNNIPMFILLVFMMMITSNGGAAANVPAIIVFGDSSVDAGNNNFIPTIARSNFQPYGRDFEGGVATGRFSNGRIPTDFISEAFGLKQFVPAYLDPKYNITDFATGVTFASAATGYDNATSDVLSVIPLWKQLEYYKEYQQKLITYVGETKAHEIISESLYIMSLGTNDFLENYYTMPGGRESEYTPQQYQNFLASIAGNFIRNLYATGARKISLGGLPPMGCLPLERTTNIVGGNDCVASYNNVALEFNDKLRNLAINLNKELPGIRLVFSNPYYILLYMIKKPSTFGFQSTSVACCGTGMFEMGYACSRGDRFSCSDATKYVFWDAFHPTERTNSIVADYVVKHVLAQFLK